One segment of Primulina tabacum isolate GXHZ01 chromosome 6, ASM2559414v2, whole genome shotgun sequence DNA contains the following:
- the LOC142549169 gene encoding chlorophyll a-b binding protein 6, chloroplastic-like codes for MAASASMSCGIAVAARPSLLSASKSKFASSVSFGVNLTTSRFSMSGAEWMPGEPRPPYLDGSAPADFGFDPLGLGSVPENLERFKESEVYHCRWAMLAVPGILVPEALGLGNWVEAQKWAAVPGGQATYLGNPVPWGTLPTILVIEFLAIAFVEHQRSIEKDTEKKKYPGGAFDPLGFSKDPKTFHEYKIKEIKNGRLAMLAFVGFCVQQSAYPGTGPLENLAYHLADPWHNNIGNIIIPFN; via the exons ATGGCAGCCAGCGCCTCCATGAGTTGCGGCATCGCCGTGGCTGCACGCCCCTCCCTCCTCTCGGCTTCCAAGTCGAAATTCGCATCGTCGGTCAGCTTCGGCGTCAACTTGACAACTTCTAGATTCTCCATGTCCGGCGCCGAATGGATGCCCGGCGAGCCCCGTCCTCCGTACCTCGACGGATCCGCTCCCGC AGACTTTGGATTCGACCCACTTGGCCTAGGGTCGGTCCCGGAGAATCTTGAGAGATTCAAGGAATCTGAAGTGTACCACTGCAGATGGGCTATGCTTGCAGTT CCCGGGATCCTCGTTCCTGAAGCACTGGGACTGGGTAATTGGGTCGAGGCCCAAAAATGGGCGGCGGTTCCGGGTGGGCAAGCCACGTATCTGGGCAACCCGGTTCCATGGGGCACCCTGCCCACAATTTTGGTGATAGAATTCTTGGCCATTGCCTTTGTGGAGCACCAGAGGAGCATTGAGAAGGACACTGAGAAGAAGAAGTATCCGGGCGGGGCTTTCGACCCGTTGGGCTTCTCGAAAGACCCGAAAACCTTCCACGAGTACAAGATAAAGGAGATCAAGAATG gGCGTCTCGCTATGTTGGCATTCGTGGGGTTCTGCGTGCAGCAATCGGCCTACCCCGGGACAGGACCACTGGAGAACTTGGCGTATCACTTGGCCGATCCGTGGCACAACAACATCGGAAACATCATCATTCCTTTTAATTAG